The Candidatus Omnitrophota bacterium DNA window TGTTCCCAAGTGAATGATGAATGATGAATGATGAATGATGAAAAAAATCAATAAATCAAACAACGCGATCCATCCAACAATTTCTCACTCACCGGACATTTGCCCTAAACGGAAAATGCCCCTTTAAAGGGGCAAACGGCATTAGCCCGCCGTTTCAACGGCGGGGCGGCAGGTCTTTTCTTCCCGCAATCGCCGAGAGCATTTCCTCGGTAAGAAGGCTCATCATTCATCACTTATCATTCATCATTTTTTCCTTCACTGGCGGATTCCGCTTCCGCGTCCGAGATGGGAAATTGCAGGGTGAATGTCGTACCATGCTTGGGAATGCTTTTTGCGTCGATGCGCCCTCCCATTCCCTCGACGATGCTTTTGGAAATATACAATCCCAGTCCCGTCGATTCGTCCGATCCCCGCGTCGAATAGAAGGGTTCGAAGATATGCGTCAAGACTTCGTACGGCATTCCGGGACCGTCGTCCGTTAAAGAGATTTCCATTCTTTTTTCGCCCTCTTCTTCCATCGGAGAAGCGGCGATGCGGATGGAGCCTTCGCCCTCCAGAGCTTGGAAAGCATTCAATAGAATATTGGAAAAAACCTGGATCAGTTGATGCCGCTGCCCGAAAAGGAAGGGCAGATTTTCCGGCAGGTCCATCGAAACCTTCACGTTCTCCTGAGCGTATTTGACCAGGCGCAGCGACCGTTCCATTACGTCGCCGACATCGAGGAATTCCGCCCGCTCCCGGTCTTTGCGCAAAAAGCCTTCCAAATGCAGTTCTCGTAACAAGCTGAGAAAAAGTTCCGTCTCGTCCAGGATCGTTTTCTTGCTCTCGCCAGGCGGCAGCAATTCCGCCTCAGCCCGAATGTTGAGCACCGGCTTCTTCAAATCGTGCAAGAGATTGGCGGTAACTTGTCCTACCAAGGCCAGCCGTTCGAGATGAATCAATTCCCGCTGTTTTTCTTCCAACAAATACGTTGTTTTGCGCACCGCCTCGTCCTTGGCGCTTATCGTATAAAGCCCCAAACCAACGACTAGAA harbors:
- a CDS encoding ATP-binding protein; protein product: MNRFVYFFFGVVLIGVLVALLWAAKTHEEAVQSLPDILARDFQPFLAGKDVTEIDTGRIERRVVELKAQYPYINRIIIRKIAPNGGEITLYPWAFDIDHPDWPPLDAENYAAKSIVGDNYEPLGILYIRIDARRGRLFKIAIGGSMIALVLVVGLGLYTISAKDEAVRKTTYLLEEKQRELIHLERLALVGQVTANLLHDLKKPVLNIRAEAELLPPGESKKTILDETELFLSLLRELHLEGFLRKDRERAEFLDVGDVMERSLRLVKYAQENVKVSMDLPENLPFLFGQRHQLIQVFSNILLNAFQALEGEGSIRIAASPMEEEGEKRMEISLTDDGPGMPYEVLTHIFEPFYSTRGSDESTGLGLYISKSIVEGMGGRIDAKSIPKHGTTFTLQFPISDAEAESASEGKNDE